GAGGAAGTCAATATAACCCCTTTTACAAATAAAAAATTTTATAAAGTTCCAGCCGAATTGCTCTATGCATCAGGAAGTGGGATTGATCCTCATATTTCAATTAGAGCAGCTTTTTTTCAAATGGCAAGAATAGTTAAAGCGCGTCCTGGGCTTGATGAAGTTATTTTAAAGAAAATTATAGTAGAAAATATAGAAGTTAAACATTTTGTTCTTGATCCTTATGTTAATGTTTTAAAACTAAACATTTTATTAGACCAACGGTACCCAATCCATGAATGATGAATCAAAAATAGATCCCGATGAATTATTAAAAAAAATTCAGAAAGAAGAAGAAGAAAAAAAACTTGGAAAATTAAAAATTTTTTTTGGAATGTCTGCCGGTGTTGGAAAAACATATGCCATGCTTGAAGAAGCGCGACAATTAAAAAATGACGGAATTAATGTTGCCGTCGGTATCGTTAATACACATGGTCGACAAGAAACAGCAAAATTGTTGGAGGGTTTGAGCGTTATTCCAGAAAAGTGGGTGAATTACAAAGATGCTTTATTTTCAGAGTTAGACTTAGAAAAAATTTTAGAATTAAAGCCTGAGGTTGTTTTAGTAGATGAACTTGCCCATACAAATGTTCCTGGGTCTAAGCATTTAAAACGATGGCAAGATGTCATGGAAATTTTAGATGCTGGGATTAATGTTTTAACAACTTTAAACGTGCAACATATTGAAAGTCGTAAAGATATCGTAGAAAATATAACTGGTGTATCTATTCGTGAAACTGTTCCGGACCTTGTATTAGAAAGAGCAGATTCAATTGAATTGATCGATTTGCCACCAGCATCTTTAATCAGACGTCTAAGGGAAGGAAAGGTATACCTAGCTGATCAATCAATCCTAGCTGAAAAAAACTTTTTCAAAGAAGATAACTTAACGGCTTTAAGAGAATTAGCTCTTCGATTCACAGCTGAGAAAGTCGATCACGATCTCCATGGTATTCTTTCAAGAAATAAAGGGTGGGCAACAAGAGAAAAGTTATTAGTAATCATTGATTCTCATCCAAAATCCCAAATAACAATTAGGGCTGCTCGAAAAATTGCTTTTCAGCTGGATGCGCCATGGGTGGTTGTTTATATCGATAAAGGATTTCCTTTAACAACTCAGCAAAAAGAGCGCCTTAATTCTTACATGAATTTGGCCTTAGATTTAGGAGCTGAAGTTGTTAATACTAAGGATATTAGCATAGCAAGTGCCGTTAATAAGATCGTGCGACAAAAAAATATCACAAGAATTATTATCAGTCGCGATTACAAGAAACAGTATTTTTTCTTTGGAAAAAGTTTAATTGACAGGCTAGCTGAAGAGAATAAAGACGTTGACTTAATGGTTTTACGTGAAGATAAGATCACACAAATTTTTAAAGAAAGATTAAGTGTTGAAAAAATTGCACTAACTATAAATCCATATCTTTTAGTAACAGCTGTAATTTCAATAACGACTTTACTAGCATCTTTTTTAGACAACTATGTTTCTTACAAAGTTATTGGATATCTATTTTTTTTAATAATTTTGTCTTTAAGTTTTTTTCTAACGCAAGGGCCGATACTTTATGCATCGATTTTAAGTTCTCTTAGTTGGATATATTTATTCATTAAACCATCCTTTCAATTTACTCATCTATCTTTAGAAGATATTGTGTTAATTGCCATGTATTTAATAACGGGCTCAGCTATTGGAGTCTTAGCTACAAGACTTCGAAAGCAAGATCAAATTTTAAAGGGAAGAGAAGAAAAAAGTATGCTGCTTTTTGAAATTGAAAAAGAAATTTTTGACGCTCCGGATTTAGAAGTAATGCGAAAACATGTAGATGACAAACTAGCTACATTCTTTGAAGGTAATTTTGATGTATTAACTGTAAATACCAAAGGGCAGTTAGATTTAGAAAGTCGTCTTTCTCTTTTAGATGATGAAAGAGAGCAGTCTGCAGCCATATGGTCTTTTCAAAATGGGAAACAGGCTGGTTGGTCAACAAATACTTTGCCTTCAGCCAAAGGACTTTATCTTCCGATTCTTCGAAATAAAAAAGCTTTAGGTGTATTAGTTTACAAACCACAAAAAGATGAGGCCTTATCTAATGAAGAAATAAACTTTTTACAAATTGTCACCCAACAAATTGGAGTTTATTTAGATCGAAGAATTATGGAATGGCAAGTGACAACATCAGACATTTCTCGCCAAGTAGAAAAAATTCAAACATCGATCCTTCATTCCTTATCACAAAGTTTTTATAGGCCATTAAATAATATTATAAGACTCTCTCAGGAGGTGAAGGAAGAAACAGATAATGTTGATGTTTATGAAAAATTAGATGTAATGAGTCAATTATTAATACGCCTCAAATTTGTCATCAATAACATTTTATCTATGTCAAGATTGGAATCTGGATTTATACAGTTTGTTAAAAAGAAAAACTCTCTACCTGAATTGCTATCAAGTTGTATAAAAGAAGTTGAACCATTAGCTAAAAACAAGCCGATTCTTACTGAATTACCCCAAAGATTACAATTAATTTCCTTTGACGCGGCCTTGCTAAAAATTGCAATTATTAACCTATTAATAAATTCTCTTGAAAATTCACCTGAAGAGCGACCAATTATTATCCAAGCACAAATATTAGATAATAATTTTGTTGTTACCGTATTAGATGAAGGTTCTGGAATTGCAGATGATATGATACCGACAATTTTTGAAAAGTTTTATCAGATCCCCAAAAGTACTTCAATGGGGATTGGTCTTGGTTTATCTATTGTGAAAATCATTGTTGATATTCACCAAGGGGCTATTGAATTGCGAAATCGAAAACCGACAGGAATGGAAGTGCAAATAATTTTACCGATCGATTAAGTTTTTTAATAATTTTAAAACGATTAAACCACAGAGGATAGGGAAGAGAGATGATTTTTTTTTCTTTTCCCTTTCTGATTTCTTCCAACATTCCAATGTAACTTGATTCTAAAAAATCTAATTAATTAAAATCTACCCGCATTGTAGAGACCGAGGTCGCATTAGTGCTTTTAGCCTGGCACAGAGAATGGTCCGCGAAAAGTCACGCAAGCATCATTAGTGAAATCTTTTAAGATTATCCTGCTTAGGAGAATGTTGGCGTTAATACTTTTCGTACTTTGCATTTTATTAATTCAAGAGTTTTTTTTATGAACCGATCCTCAATTAAAATAATAAATCCAGATTCTGCAGGAATAGATATTGGCGCTTCTTCACATTTTGTAGCTATACCAGAAGGGCGAGATAATGAAATAGTAAGAGAATTTGAGTGTTATACACCTGATATTCAAAGAATGATCTCTTGGCTTAAGAAGTGTAGTATAAAAACTATTGTAATGGAGTCTACAGGGTCGTATTGGATTCCGGTTTTCGAAATGCTTGAGCAAGCGGGTTTCGAAGTAAATCTAGTAGATGCGCATCATGTTAAAAATATTAGAGGTCGTAAATCGGATGTTATCGACTGTCAGTGGTTACAACAGCTTCATGCCCATGGCCTGTTAGCAGCAGCATTTCGCCCAGAAGATAAAATTGTAGAATTAAGAAGTTATCTTAGGCAAAGATCAATGCTTATAGAATCTGCAGCTACACATGTCAATAGAATGCAAAAAGCGCTAGTACAAATGAATATACATCTTCAAAATGCGATCAGTGATATCACCGGTGTTACTGGCATGGCAATAATCAGGGCTATCTTAAGAGGAAAAACAAACCCCAAAGAATTAGCTAAAATGAGAGACCCTAGATGTAAACAACCGATAGAAGTTATTGAAAGCTCCTTGCAAGGCAATTACAGGGAAGAACATTTATTTGCTTTGCAGCAAGCAGTTAATGCATACGATTTTTATCAAAACCAAATTCGAGAATGCGATGAAGCCGTAAAAAAAAACTCGAAATGTTAACATCAATTAAAGAAGAGCCATCAAAAAAAGCAAAAACTGTTAGATCTAAAAAATATCAATATACTTTTAACGTATCAGATCATCTCAAATCACTTATAGGTATCGATTTAACAGCAATCCCCGGGATTGACGTAAGTACAGCATTAAAACTCATTTCAGAAATAGGAACAGATATCAAACGATGGCCAACAGTAAAGCATTTCTGTGCATGGCTTGGGCTTTGCCCAGGAACTCGAATTTCTGGAGGAAGAAGATTAAGTAGTCATACATCACATAGTACTAATAAAGCGGCTACAATTTTGCGAATGTCAGCAAGTGGACTTTATAAAAACAATAGTGTTTTTGGAGCGCATCTAAGGAAGATGAAGGCGAGAATGGGACCTGTGGAAGCAATAACAGCAACAGCGCATAAAATGGCTAGAGCAATTTATTTTATGATGTTGAATAAGACAGAATATGTTGAGGCAGGGTGCGATTATTATGATAAAATGAATGGAGAAAAAACACTTAAATTTTTGAAGAAAAGGGCAGCAGCATTTGGATACAAATTAGAGAAATACATATAGCACTTATAATTAGCAACTTAAAATAAAGTTACTTAGGAGGAGAACAAGAGAGTTAAGAGGAAAAAAACAATAGTAAATTTTACTCCACTGTTTTATAAAGTAATCAATTGTCTTACGTAATTAATTTGTTTTAACAAAAAATCTCTTTGTGCTCTTGTTCAACTCTTGAGGTTTATTTTTTTAAGCGTAACATCTGCAAAAGTGTTTACGAAGGAAGAGTTGTAACTCTCTAACAACTTTCGTTTCCATTCCATTCATAATCATATACATAGGTTGCAGGTAATGGCAGCTTTAGGGTTTTACTTTTTTTCCACAAGCCTAAATAAATGAGAGGCAAAGAGAGTAAGGGACCGGGATCATTAGAAGAATAGACAACATCTTTATGTTTAATAAATTCTTTGCCAAATTTTTTTAAGGAGTTGCCTGGAAAAGCTCTTTTTCTCCAACCATATAAGGCCATTCCATGTAGTAATTGCCGCGAGATTCCATCTTTAGCCAAAATTGTATTTTCAGTGGTTCCTAAAAAAGCTTTACCAATTCCTTGTTCTGTTTCTAGCAAATGTAAACCAGCAGTAGCTCTTGGATTGCATTCTATGGCATAAATTTCATCATTTTTAATAATAAAATCGAATCCGACTTGACCTGTAAATTGAATAGTTTTAATAAAGTTTTTGATCCAATTTAAAATGTCTTCATGATGAATAGAATTAAAAATAATACACGAATTTCCATCGATTGTATAACCAACTGGGTAAACACTATGGGCTAATACATTTCCATTTTTACAAATTGAATAGGAACAAAATCTCTCTCCATCAATCCATTCCTGTGTTATCCATGGAAAATTAGGAGTGACTTCAATAGTCGAAATGGGAGAATGGGCTTCAAGTTTTTGAATACTTAAAGAGGCTCTCGAATAGCAAGCCTTCAAAGCATAGGTGCAATCTCGATCGATTTTTTTTAAATCTTCATTTTTTTCTATCAAAAATGTTTTTGGAGTTTTAATCCCCAACTTTTTTTGTAATAAATAGAAAAGCCATTTGTGATGCAATTCATGAATTTTTTCAAAATCATCACAAAAAATTTCACAAGGAAATTCATTTTTTAATTCACTCAAATATAACACGTCTTCAAAAACTGGAATAAATAAATCTACTTTTTCGTCTATTACAATTTTTTTAAGAGAAGATATGAAAGCTTGATAGTTCTCTTTGGGACCCGGAATTGTATACGTTTTGTTTACAGCATTAGAAAATCTACAAATGTGTAAAGGATAGGTTTCAGCAACGATAATACGGTGCCCGTCATGTTGGAATTTTCTAGCTAGGTCCAGCGAGAGAAACATTCTTCCAGCAGTTAATAAAATGGTCTTTTTTTCAGATGTCATGGATAAAAATCAGTTGATAAAACATACGCATAATTCATCTTTCAATTAACATCAAGAGAGTTTTTGATATATATCTAACCTTAAGGCTTAAAAATTTGCTATACCTGAAAAATCAAAGAAAAAAGATTTGCTTAAATAATTTTGTAAAGCGCAATTTTATTAATATAGTGAGTATATAAAACTTAACAAGATTTGTTTAGATAGCTATGGTTAAAACAAAAATGTATTAGGAAATTATGAGTAAAAAAGTTGCTATTATTGGAGCTGGTGTTGCAGGGTTGACAGCTGCTTTAGTCTTAAAGCAAAAAGGGATTAAATTTCACATATATGAATCTAAAAAACATGTGGGTGGCAGAATAGCAACAGATCGAGAAAATGGGTATATATTCGATAGGGGTTTTCAAATTTTGTTAAATAGTTATCCAGCATGTAAAAAGTATTTAAACTATGAAAAATTACAGCTTTTTCCTTTTAAAAAAGGGGCAATTATAAGGCAAAATGGTGAGTTTCATATAATTGCTGTCCCAAGCGATAAAAGTAGTATCAAGCCTAAATTTAACCTTCCTTTTATGACAAGTAAAGATTACTTTTCTTTAATGAAAGCTTGGTGGGTTGTGCAAGGAATGAAGGCAGAAATTCCTTTAAATGATAATCAGACGGCTGCCCAAAAACTTGAAGAATTTGGATTTTCAGAAAAATTAATTTCCCATTTTTTTAAACCCTTTTTTGGTGGAGTTTTGTTAGATAACTCCTTGCAAGCTAAGGGAGTTTTAATACCCTATATTTGTAAAATGTTTTTAACAGGTGATGGTGTTCTTCCCTATAATGGCATGCAAGCTATTCCTGAACAACTGGCGGAAAATGTGGGATATGAAAATATCTCTTTAAATCAAGAAGCTATAGGGATCGAAGATAAAAAAATCTTTTTCAACGATAAAGTGATTGATGTAGACTTTTGTTTACTAGCAACAGATGTGTGGCAAGCTAATCAATTGATAAAGAGTGAAAAAAAAGATTTGTCAAGGGGAGTTTGGTGTTTTTATTTTTCAGCTCCTAAGTCGCCAATTAATGAACCATTAATTGTTTTAAATGGGGAAAATGCGGGGATTATTCAATATTTAGTTGTAATGACAGATGTTTGTCCTCATTATTCCAAAAATGGTGACGCTTTAGTAGCTGTAACTGTAGTAAATCACATGGAATTGATTGAAAATGAATTATTACACCTTGTGAGTGAAAATTTAAAAGGGTGGTTTAGTGAAGAATTTAAAGATTGGTCTTTTTTAAAAAGTTATAAAATTTCCCATGCGCATCCATATGATTATCCCATTCAGGAAGAAAATAAATACCAAATTAATTCATGGGTTTATCGTTGTGGAGATTATTTAGAAACACCTTCCATTCAAAGTGCCATGGACACAGGGGAAAAAGCAGCGTTGGAAATAGCTGCTCATATTAATGATTAAAAATATTATAGCTTTGCACCCATAGCTTTATCTTTTTTATCGAAGGTTTCTTCAAAAAGTAATCCGTATTTTTGATAAGCTTCTAATTCATTATTTTGGATTGAAGTTTCATGAAAGGAAATGAGAAGTAATTCATTTATTTTCTTTTTTTGCTCTTCCGTTCTAGATAAATTAAAGAATGTTTTTAAAATAAGAATTTTTTCTATGAGATGACTTCCTTTTTCTTCAAGGTTTGCAAACCTCTCGATGTCTAAACGAAACTTTTCTAAACGACGTTCACACTCTCTTTGAAAACTTAAGTAAAATTCATAATTTAAAATTTTTATTTGATCTGGAGCAGATTCGATGTATTGCATTTGTTTTTTATCGTAGGACTCTAAAAAACGATCTATAAATGTTTGGGCAAGTTCTATCAATTGTTCACATTTATCTTTTAAAGATAGGTCATTAGCTAGATAAAATTTTAAAGAATAATAATAAATATATTCAAATAACTCATTGATCAATTTGTCTTTTAATTCAAAACGAGTCGTTAGAGCAAAATGGTTATCGTTATATATATCTTGAAGATCAATATTTTCTAAAAATGAGGAATGAGGGGGTGTTTCTATAAGAGTTAGCAAGTCTAATTGGACTAAACTTTTAATAATTGTCATAGGATCTGGAAAAGTCGTGTCTTTTGACAAATTCACTAAGTAGCTCAAGATACATATATCTTCATACTGCATGTTTTTCAATTGGATAAAGGAAAATGATTGTTCAATAAAAGAGGTTAAAAAATCTAAATCTAGATTGGTATTGCTAATTTTGTCGACAATGTTTTTTGTAATGGTACGACCAAAATTAATTTCTAATAAATTAAGAAAAGCTTTTTTTCTTAATGAATAATTATTACCCTCTATAAAAGTTGGCAGGGGAAATTCTCCTAAAATAGCATGATCATCAGCTAAAACAAAAAGATTATTATAGGTTTGTAGTTCGCTTTCGGTAGGATGTAGGGATGGAGTTATACCTAAGAGATTAATCCCTAGTTGTTTTTCAAAACTAAATATTTTTGCAATATCTGTTGTAATACAATCATCCTTTAATAATCCTATTAATAAAGCATTCGTTTCATCGAGGGTAATAAAGGGACCGTTGTAAATAGACCAGCTTCCGGTAGGACTATCGTATTTTGATTTCCCTGTGAAAAGAAATGGATTAAAGAGAGACTTTTTGTATTCTTCAAATAGATGCTTTTGTCTAACAGTCAAGGAGGAGTTGTTTTTTAAATGAAAATGAGCTTGTAGAAAAGGGGGGAGATTAGCAACCTTAGCGTTGCCAACCAATTCATTTGAATAGATTTCTATCCTTTCACGGTAATTAGATTTTCCTTCTAAATCTTTTTCTATCTTTTGAAAAAGGTAATCATCAAAGGATATAAAGGAAAAATGATTATTTTCTGCATAGATCTCTTCAGTTTTTTTGACAGGTAATATTGCTTTAGAATCATTAATATCCGCTATAAATGGGGTAATTTGTTTAACCAATCGTATGATTTTATCTTCAATATTTTTAAAAAAACTCTGAGTTTCTGAATCGTTTTTGCGTAAAAAAATAGCCAATTGAAGAAATTTTGTGATTAAGTGCCCTTTATCAGTTGGAGTAATCGCTTGCTCCCAAACCTTTTTAAAATCGTTAATAAACAGATCAATTACGTTTACTAAATGATTTGTTTCACGACTCTCAATAGCATTTTTGACAATTTGAAATTCAGAATCTACTAGTTCTAATTGAACGTGAGGGATGTCGTTATTCAAAGAATTCATATATGAAAATTAGTTAGAAGTTTATTACAATCTTAACCGTTTTTTAATTAAAAACATACATATTATTAATGTTAATTAATGTTATAATAATAGTGTATTTTACAAAGGTTATGTTATGGAAGTAAATAATAATAACTTCTCCGTACAACCTGCTCTGAATAAAGAAGAATTAAATAAAGAATATTCAAATAGTGTCAAAGTCCTAGAACGATTATCTAAAGAGTATTTTCTCCCCAGCCAGTTAGATCCAAACCAAAGCGTTAATGCTTTCAAAAGCTTTTTTTCAAGTAAGCCAACCGAAAATGATTTTATCAAATCAAAAGATATAGTAGCTACTGCAGTAGATGTGATTACAGATCAGATAAAAAAAGGTCAAAAAGAATTAGATCCGAAACTTCAACAAACAATTGAAAAAGCAGCTGCTTTTGTAAAAACTTTGCAAGAAAAGTATACAACAAGGAGTGCATCGGATTCATTGTTTGTTATGTTTTCAAAGTTAAAATATGAAAAGCTTCAAGATGCGGCCGCAGAATCTGTTAAACATAAAGGACCGCCCGTATTTAAAAAAAGTGAAGCATTGCCTAATGCTGTAGCTGTAAAAGAAATAAATGAAGAGTTGAAAGGTTATTTATCTAAGATAATTCCACTAAATGATGCAGACTTAGATATATTGGGCATACTATTTAAAAATGTCCCAGGATTTTATGATCGGATGAAAACCCTTTTGGAAATTGTCAATTTCCAAAAAGAAAAAAATCGAGAACTGATTAATGAAGGACAAATTCCAAAGCTTGATTCAGAAATTGCCGGAGACTTTACAGGTGAACTGATTAAGATGTTTACAGATAGCACCATACTCTATGAGGAAAAAATCAAAGCTTCGATTCAAGCCCTTGCCCCAAAAGCCGAAGTTTTTAAGGATATAGTTAATAAATCCCCGGCTGAAGTTATACCCCCAAGATTAATTCAAATGGCGTTTGCAATTAACGAAAAAGCTTCTCCTATTAATCTTCAAATTGACGAAGATTTTTTCTTTTTAGGGATAATGGGAAATGTTGTAAGTAAAGAACAAATAAAAAATTACTATAATGCTTCAGATTTTGGCACATATCATAACTATATTCATTATTTAGAAAGCGCAGAGGAATTCGTAAGTAACCTAAATCAGGTACATCAAATAGAACAAGCAAATGTTATTCAAGAAAGTCCAGATGAGTTACTAAAAGAAACTAAAAAAGAATTAGCTCTCGAAAAGAACCGTCCTGAAAAAGTTATGCAAAGAAGCTGGGGAAGTTATTATTTGCCTTATGTCTTTGAACAAGTACAAATTTTAAAAAAACAAGGGTTGAGCCTCGAAGAAATTTTTGCAAAAATTGAACAGCTGCCCGTAAAAAAAGATAGAAATGAATATACAAACTTTTCTGTAGCTTGGAAAGAAGTGCATTCCCGTAAAGATTCGTTAGGAAGAAATATCTTTGTTAGTGGAATTCGATATATCGCTTTAGAACAAGGAGTTAATGAAGAAGATAAAACCAAAGAAATCGTCGAAGTCCCTTTAAATCTTCAGACTCTTGGAGATTTAAATTATGAAGAAACAGAAGCAGTATTAAATTTTGTGGAAATGCTTGGTAAAAAATTTGGGGATTATCAAGAGTTTGTTGAAAAATATGCTATGCAAGCTAAAGGTTATGACACTGAATTTAAACCCCTTGAAGACGAACCTGATATGCAAAAAGTTTGGGGAAAAATTGAGGAATTAAAATTAGATAAAAATAAGGTGACTGAATTAGCGGTCAAATACCAATATTTATTAAATATCAGTTTATATAATGCCTTTATAAAGCTTTAAATGGTCCCAACAAAAGAGGGATTTTCAATGGTTGATAGAATAGAAAATAATTTAAGTACGAGTAAAGTGATTGATCCTCGGGCTGACATTGAAAAAGCTAAAGGTGTAATAGATGATTTAGCCTCTAAGAGATTTAAACCGGCAAGTGCTGTAAAAAATGGTTTCTTTACAAAAATAATTGCAAAAATTAAGGAATTTCTTTTTGGAGTTAATTTTTTTGACGATAAACATTTGTCGAAATCGATGGTTTTAATCAATCGCGCTGTAAGAGTACTAAGTAGGGCTGATCAAAGTCAATTAGATGACCAATTGTTTAATGATATATCTAAATTAAAAAATAGAATACTAAATCTTAAAGCTTCTAGTGACAACGAAGCGGCTGTCTATCAAACCGTTTATGGAAATTTACTGGCTCTTCAACTCATTTATAATGACTCAGCAAAAATACTTAAAGATAGATTAGAAAAGAGAGGGTTTAATCAAGCCGATATACAAATTTTCGAAA
This DNA window, taken from Candidatus Rubidus massiliensis, encodes the following:
- the crtN gene encoding Dehydrosqualene desaturase, producing the protein MSKKVAIIGAGVAGLTAALVLKQKGIKFHIYESKKHVGGRIATDRENGYIFDRGFQILLNSYPACKKYLNYEKLQLFPFKKGAIIRQNGEFHIIAVPSDKSSIKPKFNLPFMTSKDYFSLMKAWWVVQGMKAEIPLNDNQTAAQKLEEFGFSEKLISHFFKPFFGGVLLDNSLQAKGVLIPYICKMFLTGDGVLPYNGMQAIPEQLAENVGYENISLNQEAIGIEDKKIFFNDKVIDVDFCLLATDVWQANQLIKSEKKDLSRGVWCFYFSAPKSPINEPLIVLNGENAGIIQYLVVMTDVCPHYSKNGDALVAVTVVNHMELIENELLHLVSENLKGWFSEEFKDWSFLKSYKISHAHPYDYPIQEENKYQINSWVYRCGDYLETPSIQSAMDTGEKAALEIAAHIND
- a CDS encoding Transposase IS116/IS110/IS902 family protein, whose amino-acid sequence is MLTSIKEEPSKKAKTVRSKKYQYTFNVSDHLKSLIGIDLTAIPGIDVSTALKLISEIGTDIKRWPTVKHFCAWLGLCPGTRISGGRRLSSHTSHSTNKAATILRMSASGLYKNNSVFGAHLRKMKARMGPVEAITATAHKMARAIYFMMLNKTEYVEAGCDYYDKMNGEKTLKFLKKRAAAFGYKLEKYI
- a CDS encoding carbamoyl phosphate synthase-like protein encodes the protein MTSEKKTILLTAGRMFLSLDLARKFQHDGHRIIVAETYPLHICRFSNAVNKTYTIPGPKENYQAFISSLKKIVIDEKVDLFIPVFEDVLYLSELKNEFPCEIFCDDFEKIHELHHKWLFYLLQKKLGIKTPKTFLIEKNEDLKKIDRDCTYALKACYSRASLSIQKLEAHSPISTIEVTPNFPWITQEWIDGERFCSYSICKNGNVLAHSVYPVGYTIDGNSCIIFNSIHHEDILNWIKNFIKTIQFTGQVGFDFIIKNDEIYAIECNPRATAGLHLLETEQGIGKAFLGTTENTILAKDGISRQLLHGMALYGWRKRAFPGNSLKKFGKEFIKHKDVVYSSNDPGPLLSLPLIYLGLWKKSKTLKLPLPATYVYDYEWNGNESC
- the kdpD gene encoding Sensor protein KdpD → MNDESKIDPDELLKKIQKEEEEKKLGKLKIFFGMSAGVGKTYAMLEEARQLKNDGINVAVGIVNTHGRQETAKLLEGLSVIPEKWVNYKDALFSELDLEKILELKPEVVLVDELAHTNVPGSKHLKRWQDVMEILDAGINVLTTLNVQHIESRKDIVENITGVSIRETVPDLVLERADSIELIDLPPASLIRRLREGKVYLADQSILAEKNFFKEDNLTALRELALRFTAEKVDHDLHGILSRNKGWATREKLLVIIDSHPKSQITIRAARKIAFQLDAPWVVVYIDKGFPLTTQQKERLNSYMNLALDLGAEVVNTKDISIASAVNKIVRQKNITRIIISRDYKKQYFFFGKSLIDRLAEENKDVDLMVLREDKITQIFKERLSVEKIALTINPYLLVTAVISITTLLASFLDNYVSYKVIGYLFFLIILSLSFFLTQGPILYASILSSLSWIYLFIKPSFQFTHLSLEDIVLIAMYLITGSAIGVLATRLRKQDQILKGREEKSMLLFEIEKEIFDAPDLEVMRKHVDDKLATFFEGNFDVLTVNTKGQLDLESRLSLLDDEREQSAAIWSFQNGKQAGWSTNTLPSAKGLYLPILRNKKALGVLVYKPQKDEALSNEEINFLQIVTQQIGVYLDRRIMEWQVTTSDISRQVEKIQTSILHSLSQSFYRPLNNIIRLSQEVKEETDNVDVYEKLDVMSQLLIRLKFVINNILSMSRLESGFIQFVKKKNSLPELLSSCIKEVEPLAKNKPILTELPQRLQLISFDAALLKIAIINLLINSLENSPEERPIIIQAQILDNNFVVTVLDEGSGIADDMIPTIFEKFYQIPKSTSMGIGLGLSIVKIIVDIHQGAIELRNRKPTGMEVQIILPID
- a CDS encoding Transposase; translation: MNRSSIKIINPDSAGIDIGASSHFVAIPEGRDNEIVREFECYTPDIQRMISWLKKCSIKTIVMESTGSYWIPVFEMLEQAGFEVNLVDAHHVKNIRGRKSDVIDCQWLQQLHAHGLLAAAFRPEDKIVELRSYLRQRSMLIESAATHVNRMQKALVQMNIHLQNAISDITGVTGMAIIRAILRGKTNPKELAKMRDPRCKQPIEVIESSLQGNYREEHLFALQQAVNAYDFYQNQIRECDEAVKKNSKC